In the Helianthus annuus cultivar XRQ/B chromosome 11, HanXRQr2.0-SUNRISE, whole genome shotgun sequence genome, one interval contains:
- the LOC110888266 gene encoding uncharacterized protein LOC110888266, giving the protein MPNSSSPEFSRKPLKIKQDDKFFSKLLSKETSAANPSFRVYYGNVTGSVPFTWEIQPGTPKHKFSDNSVPPLTPPPSYYTSNLDPDQTKHTKRKYHTRSKFLYNLLLNMKVSKKGHVAASSPSSLSSSSWSSSMSSATAAVPSSNGYRSRRRRRFMSFGSSFDHGNMYGGGSDSVSVDGGGGGGGSYTVVIMKKAFLSIVGCRSG; this is encoded by the coding sequence ATGCCGAACAGTAGCAGCCCAGAATTTTCACGTAAGCCCCTGAAGATCAAACAAGATGACAAATTCTTCTCCAAACTTCTATCCAAGGAAACTTCAGCAGCAAACCCTTCATTCAGAGTATACTATGGTAATGTTACAGGTTCAGTCCCTTTTACTTGGGAAATTCAACCTGGTACCCCTAAACATAAATTTTCTGACAATTCAGTCCCTCCACTTACCCCCCCTCCTTCTTACTACACCTCAAATCTTGATCCTGATCAAACCAAACACACAAAGAGAAAATACCACACAAGATCCAAGTTCTTGTACAATCTCTTATTGAACATGAAAGTGAGCAAGAAAGGCCACGTGGCAGCATCCTCACCATCCTCTCTATCATCATCCTCATGGTCATCTTCAATGAGTAGTGCTACTGCTGCTGTTCCCTCTTCCAATGGATATAGGTCAAGAAGACGACGCCGTTTCATGAGCTTTGGTTCTTCTTTTGATCATGGAAACATGTATGGTGGTGGATCTGATTCAGTTagtgttgatggtggtggtggtggtggtggttcatATACGGTTGTGATCATGAAGAAAGCTTTTTTGTCAATTGTGGGCTGTAGATCTGGATAA